The Micromonospora sp. NBC_01740 genome includes a window with the following:
- the eda gene encoding bifunctional 4-hydroxy-2-oxoglutarate aldolase/2-dehydro-3-deoxy-phosphogluconate aldolase, with the protein MATVGAARILPVVVLDDARDAAPLAEALVRGGLPCAEVTFRTDAAAESIRVMSERGDLLVGAGTVLTPAQVDRAVEAGARFVVTPGFSPAVVRRCQEAGVPVFPGVATGTEIQMALDAGLDTVKFFPAEQLGGVAMIKALAAPYRSVRFVPTGGVNTANLADYLALPAVLAVGGTWMVAPDLIAAGRWDEVAARTAAAVEAARSTVEA; encoded by the coding sequence GTGGCGACCGTCGGCGCGGCCCGGATCCTGCCGGTCGTCGTGCTCGACGACGCCCGCGACGCCGCCCCGTTGGCCGAGGCGCTGGTGCGCGGCGGGCTGCCCTGCGCCGAGGTGACCTTCCGCACCGACGCCGCGGCCGAGTCGATCCGCGTCATGTCCGAGCGGGGCGACCTGCTCGTCGGCGCCGGCACCGTGCTGACCCCGGCCCAGGTCGACCGGGCCGTCGAGGCGGGCGCCCGGTTCGTCGTGACCCCCGGGTTCTCCCCGGCGGTCGTCCGGCGCTGCCAGGAGGCGGGCGTGCCCGTCTTCCCCGGCGTCGCCACCGGCACCGAGATCCAGATGGCCCTCGACGCCGGGCTCGACACGGTCAAGTTCTTCCCCGCCGAGCAGCTCGGCGGCGTCGCGATGATCAAGGCGCTCGCCGCGCCGTACCGCTCGGTGCGGTTCGTCCCGACCGGCGGGGTCAACACCGCCAACCTCGCCGACTACCTGGCCCTGCCCGCCGTCCTGGCCGTCGGCGGCACCTGGATGGTCGCCCCCGACCTGATCGCCGCCGGGCGTTGGGACGAGGTCGCCGCCCGCACCGCCGCGGCCGTCGAGGCCGCCCGATCGACCGTGGAGGCCTGA
- a CDS encoding sugar kinase — protein MLSIRPAGECRYDLVSLGEIMLRLDPGEGRVRTARTFRAWEGGGEYNVARGLRRCFGLRTAVVTAFADNEVGRLLEDLVLQGGVDTSLVTWLPYDGVGRAVRNGLNFTERGFGVRGAVGTSDRGHSAASQLRPDQVDWDHLFGTLGVRWLHTGGIYAALSETTPETMEAAMAAAARHGTVVSYDLNYRPSLWKAVGGQARAQEVNRRLARYVDVMIGNEEDFTASLGFEVPDTDASLSELEVANFQRMIEAATKEYDNFKVVATTLRTVRTATVNDWGAIAWADGRFVEATHRPGLEIMDRVGGGDSFASGLIYGLLEKGDLATAVEYGAAHGALAMTTPGDTSMASLREVEALVRGAGARVQR, from the coding sequence GTGCTGTCCATCCGTCCGGCCGGCGAGTGCCGGTACGACCTGGTCTCCCTCGGCGAGATCATGCTGCGGCTCGACCCGGGCGAGGGCCGGGTCCGCACGGCCCGCACCTTCCGGGCCTGGGAGGGCGGCGGCGAGTACAACGTGGCACGCGGCCTGCGCCGCTGCTTCGGGCTGCGGACCGCCGTGGTCACCGCGTTCGCCGACAACGAGGTGGGCCGGCTGCTGGAGGACCTCGTGCTCCAGGGCGGGGTGGACACCTCACTGGTGACCTGGCTGCCCTACGACGGGGTCGGCCGCGCCGTGCGCAACGGGCTCAACTTCACCGAGCGCGGCTTCGGCGTCCGGGGCGCCGTCGGCACCTCCGACCGTGGCCACAGCGCCGCCAGCCAGCTCCGGCCCGACCAGGTGGACTGGGACCACCTGTTCGGCACGCTGGGGGTGCGGTGGCTGCACACCGGCGGCATCTACGCCGCCCTCTCCGAGACCACCCCGGAGACGATGGAGGCGGCGATGGCCGCCGCGGCCCGGCACGGCACCGTCGTGTCGTACGACCTGAACTACCGGCCCAGCCTCTGGAAGGCGGTCGGCGGGCAGGCCCGCGCGCAGGAGGTCAACCGCCGGCTGGCCCGGTACGTCGACGTGATGATCGGCAACGAGGAGGACTTCACCGCCTCGTTGGGCTTCGAGGTGCCCGACACGGACGCGTCGCTGTCGGAGCTGGAGGTGGCCAACTTCCAGCGGATGATCGAGGCGGCCACCAAGGAGTACGACAACTTCAAGGTCGTCGCCACCACCCTGCGTACGGTGCGCACCGCCACCGTCAACGACTGGGGCGCGATCGCCTGGGCCGACGGGCGGTTCGTCGAGGCGACCCACCGGCCCGGCCTGGAGATCATGGACCGCGTCGGCGGGGGCGACAGCTTCGCCTCCGGCCTCATCTACGGGCTGCTGGAGAAGGGTGACCTGGCCACGGCCGTCGAGTACGGTGCGGCGCACGGCGCGCTGGCGATGACCACGCCCGGCGACACCTCGATGGCCAGCCTCCGGGAGGTCGAGGCGCTCGTCCGGGGCGCCGGCGCGCGCGTGCAGCGCTGA
- a CDS encoding crotonase/enoyl-CoA hydratase family protein, whose amino-acid sequence MDDPVLVERDGPVETWTINLPEARNPISGDDVIDALVARVDAVNADRAVRAVILTGAGSAFSAGGNVKDMADRVGLFGGAPHELRDGYRRGIQRIPRAMYACDVPLIAAVNGAAVGAGCDLALMCDLRIASERAFFAESFVKLGIIPGDGGAWLLPRAVGAARAAEMTLTGDRVDAATALEWGLVSRVVPHEELLTEARRLADRVAANPPHAVRMAKKLLREAQHQSLDSLLELSAAMQALAHQTRDHDEAVRAFLDRREPHFTGE is encoded by the coding sequence GTGGACGACCCGGTTCTCGTCGAGCGGGACGGTCCCGTGGAGACGTGGACGATCAACCTGCCGGAGGCCCGCAACCCCATCTCCGGCGACGACGTGATCGACGCGTTGGTGGCCCGGGTCGACGCGGTCAACGCCGACCGGGCGGTCCGGGCGGTCATCCTCACCGGCGCCGGCAGCGCCTTCTCCGCCGGCGGCAACGTCAAGGACATGGCGGACCGGGTCGGCCTCTTCGGCGGCGCCCCGCACGAGCTGCGCGACGGCTACCGTCGCGGCATCCAGCGGATCCCCCGGGCGATGTACGCGTGCGACGTGCCGCTGATCGCTGCGGTGAACGGAGCGGCCGTCGGCGCCGGCTGCGACCTGGCGCTCATGTGCGACCTGCGGATCGCCTCGGAGCGGGCGTTCTTCGCGGAGAGCTTCGTCAAGCTCGGCATCATCCCCGGCGACGGCGGCGCCTGGCTGCTGCCCCGTGCCGTCGGTGCCGCCCGGGCCGCCGAGATGACGCTGACCGGGGACCGGGTCGACGCCGCCACCGCCCTGGAGTGGGGGCTGGTCTCCCGGGTCGTGCCGCACGAGGAACTGCTCACCGAGGCGCGCCGGCTGGCCGACCGGGTGGCCGCGAACCCTCCGCACGCCGTACGGATGGCCAAGAAGCTGCTGCGCGAGGCCCAGCACCAGAGCCTCGACAGCCTGCTGGAGCTCTCCGCCGCCATGCAGGCGCTGGCGCACCAGACCCGGGACCACGACGAGGCGGTCCGGGCCTTCCTCGACCGGCGCGAACCGCACTTCACCGGGGAGTGA
- a CDS encoding MFS transporter, which translates to MPATEEPSARPLRLVIAAHAVSTYGSFLNMVALGLFTLEITGSAVSTGIFMAVRLCAGVLMGLVAGTLVSRYARARLMIGGDLLSAGALVLLVAMPSAAQPTMLHALAVLLGGSQTLWVVALRSGLPALVGPDDLARANANLVAARSVAMLLGFGSAGILVTLFGYHAAFLLDATSFVVSALLLSAVRAWRVVGRPAGPPTKGPRRGAGLRRLLPSVAPVILAMIAVRSVDAFGSASHNVGLPVYANLAWPDAPAAFAALFTTPWAVGSLVAGRWYARRAAGTSRPGSPRAFGVATCAMSLLFVLAFAGPPIWLVAVLALAAGMADGYAEISYTTRLQTVEPSRLPQLMGLASTAQNAGFGIGMIVSAFALDRLTPLSVVALAHGLALAAAGAFLISHARTPAHRPHRQRTQEVEVAP; encoded by the coding sequence GTGCCAGCAACGGAGGAACCTTCCGCACGTCCGCTCCGTCTCGTCATCGCCGCGCACGCCGTGTCCACGTACGGCAGCTTCCTGAACATGGTGGCGCTGGGGCTGTTCACCCTGGAGATCACGGGCTCCGCCGTGTCCACCGGGATCTTCATGGCGGTCCGCCTGTGCGCCGGCGTCCTGATGGGGCTGGTCGCCGGCACGCTGGTCAGCCGGTACGCGCGGGCCAGGCTCATGATCGGCGGCGACCTGCTGTCGGCCGGTGCGCTGGTGCTGCTGGTCGCGATGCCGTCCGCCGCGCAACCGACCATGCTGCACGCGCTGGCCGTGCTCCTCGGCGGAAGTCAGACGCTGTGGGTGGTCGCGCTGCGCAGCGGGTTGCCCGCGCTGGTCGGCCCGGACGACCTGGCCCGGGCCAACGCGAACCTGGTGGCGGCCCGCTCGGTGGCCATGCTGCTGGGCTTCGGCAGCGCGGGGATCCTCGTGACCCTGTTCGGCTACCACGCCGCGTTCCTGCTCGACGCCACCTCGTTCGTGGTGTCCGCACTGCTGCTCTCCGCGGTCCGCGCCTGGCGCGTGGTGGGCCGCCCCGCCGGGCCGCCCACCAAGGGCCCCCGCCGCGGGGCGGGGCTCCGGCGCCTCCTGCCCTCGGTCGCCCCCGTGATCCTGGCCATGATCGCGGTGCGGTCCGTCGACGCGTTCGGGTCCGCCTCCCACAACGTGGGCCTGCCGGTGTACGCGAACCTGGCCTGGCCCGACGCCCCCGCCGCGTTCGCCGCCCTGTTCACCACGCCCTGGGCGGTCGGCAGTCTCGTCGCCGGCCGGTGGTACGCCCGGCGGGCCGCCGGCACCTCCCGCCCGGGATCGCCGAGGGCCTTCGGCGTCGCCACCTGCGCAATGTCGCTGCTGTTCGTGCTCGCCTTCGCGGGGCCCCCGATCTGGCTGGTGGCCGTCCTGGCGCTGGCCGCCGGCATGGCGGACGGCTACGCCGAGATCAGCTACACCACCCGGTTGCAGACCGTCGAGCCCTCCCGTCTGCCGCAACTCATGGGCCTGGCCAGCACCGCGCAGAACGCGGGGTTCGGCATCGGCATGATCGTCAGTGCCTTCGCGCTCGACCGCCTGACGCCCCTGTCGGTGGTCGCGCTGGCGCACGGCCTGGCGCTCGCCGCCGCCGGTGCCTTCCTCATCTCCCACGCCCGCACGCCGGCGCACCGTCCGCACCGACAGAGAACGCAAGAAGTCGAGGTAGCACCGTGA